Proteins encoded together in one Pseudomonas asiatica window:
- a CDS encoding cupin domain-containing protein has translation MRKLLPAMITVSALLTGCASNGTAPGQATSQVLHRATGSWDGTPYLDYPEGRPVLSLVKVSIPAHTTLGWHCHQALNLGYLTEGRLEVETRDGKRTSLVAGQTLAELQGEVHRGHTTGQPATVMVFHASNEDLAFSTPEAECPPTVR, from the coding sequence ATGCGCAAACTTCTACCTGCAATGATTACCGTATCCGCCCTCCTCACCGGCTGCGCCAGCAATGGCACCGCGCCAGGCCAGGCAACGTCACAGGTGCTTCACCGCGCCACCGGCAGTTGGGACGGTACTCCCTATCTCGATTACCCCGAAGGACGACCAGTGCTGTCGCTTGTGAAAGTCAGCATTCCCGCCCACACCACCCTTGGCTGGCACTGTCACCAGGCGCTCAATCTAGGCTATCTGACCGAGGGACGACTCGAGGTGGAAACCCGCGACGGCAAGCGGACAAGCCTGGTTGCAGGCCAGACGCTGGCCGAACTTCAAGGGGAAGTGCACCGCGGGCACACCACTGGGCAGCCCGCCACTGTCATGGTGTTCCACGCAAGCAATGAAGACCTTGCGTTTTCAACGCCAGAAGCCGAATGCCCGCCAACTGTGCGATAA
- the ntrC gene encoding nitrogen regulation protein NR(I) — translation MSRSETVWIVDDDRSIRWVLEKALQQEGMTTQSFDSADGVMGRLARQQPDVIISDIRMPGTSGLDLLAQIREQHPRLPVIIMTAHSDLDSAVASYQGGAFEYLPKPFDVDEAVSLVKRANQHAQEQQGLDVPQSLARTPEIIGEAPAMQEVFRAIGRLSHSNITVLINGESGTGKELVAHALHRHSPRAASPFIALNMAAIPKDLMESELFGHEKGAFTGAANLRRGRFEQADGGTLFLDEIGDMPADTQTRLLRVLADGEFYRVGGHVPVKVDVRIIAATHQNLESLVQAGKFREDLFHRLNVIRIHIPRLADRREDIPALARHFLARAAQELAVEPKILKPETEEFIRNLPWPGNVRQMENTCRWITVMASSREVLIGDLPPELLNLPQDAAPVTNWEQALRQWADQALARGQTSLLDSAVPSFERIMIETALKHTAGRRRDAALLLGWGRNTLTRKIKELGMNVAGGDDEEGDEH, via the coding sequence ATGAGCCGAAGTGAAACCGTATGGATCGTCGACGATGATCGCTCCATCCGCTGGGTCCTGGAAAAAGCCCTGCAACAGGAAGGCATGACCACCCAGAGCTTCGATAGCGCCGATGGCGTCATGGGCCGCCTGGCACGCCAGCAACCGGACGTGATCATTTCCGACATCCGCATGCCGGGCACCAGCGGCCTCGACCTGCTGGCACAGATCCGTGAGCAGCACCCGCGCCTGCCGGTCATCATCATGACCGCCCACTCCGACCTGGACAGCGCCGTTGCGTCGTACCAGGGCGGTGCATTCGAGTACCTGCCCAAGCCATTCGATGTGGACGAGGCGGTCTCGCTGGTCAAGCGCGCCAACCAGCACGCCCAGGAGCAACAAGGGCTGGATGTGCCGCAGAGTCTGGCGCGCACCCCGGAAATCATCGGTGAAGCACCGGCAATGCAGGAGGTGTTCCGCGCCATCGGCCGCCTCAGCCACTCCAACATCACCGTGCTGATCAACGGTGAGTCCGGTACCGGCAAGGAGCTGGTGGCCCACGCCCTGCACCGCCACAGCCCGCGTGCGGCCTCACCGTTCATCGCCCTGAACATGGCAGCCATCCCCAAGGACCTGATGGAGTCCGAGCTGTTCGGCCATGAAAAGGGCGCCTTCACCGGCGCCGCCAACCTGCGCCGAGGGCGCTTCGAGCAGGCCGACGGCGGCACCCTGTTCCTCGACGAGATCGGCGACATGCCCGCCGACACACAGACCCGCCTGCTGCGAGTGCTGGCCGATGGCGAGTTCTATCGCGTGGGCGGCCACGTACCGGTCAAGGTCGATGTGCGCATCATCGCCGCCACTCACCAGAACCTGGAGTCGCTGGTGCAGGCCGGCAAGTTCCGCGAGGACTTGTTCCACCGCCTGAACGTGATCCGCATCCACATTCCGCGGCTGGCCGACCGCCGCGAAGATATCCCTGCCCTCGCCCGCCACTTCCTCGCCCGCGCCGCCCAGGAACTGGCGGTCGAGCCGAAGATCCTCAAGCCGGAAACCGAGGAATTCATTCGCAATCTGCCGTGGCCGGGCAACGTACGGCAGATGGAGAACACCTGCCGCTGGATCACCGTGATGGCCTCCAGCCGCGAAGTGCTGATCGGCGACCTGCCGCCGGAGCTGCTGAACCTGCCACAGGACGCCGCACCGGTAACCAACTGGGAGCAGGCCCTGCGCCAGTGGGCCGACCAGGCGTTGGCGCGTGGGCAGACCAGCCTGCTGGACAGCGCAGTGCCGAGCTTCGAGCGGATCATGATCGAGACAGCCCTCAAGCACACGGCTGGCCGTCGGCGCGATGCGGCACTGTTGCTGGGTTGGGGACGCAACACCCTGACGCGCAAGATCAAGGAACTGGGGATGAATGTGGCGGGGGGCGATGATGAGGAAGGTGACGAGCACTGA
- the trmL gene encoding tRNA (uridine(34)/cytosine(34)/5-carboxymethylaminomethyluridine(34)-2'-O)-methyltransferase TrmL, with product MFHVILFQPEIPPNTGNIIRLCANSGCDLHLIEPISFELDDKRLRRAGLDYHEYATLKRHESLAGCLESLGNPRLFAFTTKGSHPFHEVAYQPGDAFLFGPESRGLPAEVLDSLPAEQRLRLPMRPGCRSLNLSNTVAVTVYEAWRQNGFAGS from the coding sequence ATGTTTCACGTCATCCTTTTTCAACCAGAAATTCCGCCGAATACCGGCAACATCATTCGCCTCTGCGCCAACAGCGGCTGCGACCTGCACCTGATCGAGCCCATCAGCTTCGAGCTGGACGACAAGCGCCTGCGGCGCGCGGGGCTGGATTACCACGAGTATGCCACGCTCAAGCGCCACGAAAGCCTGGCCGGATGCCTGGAAAGCCTGGGCAACCCACGGCTGTTCGCCTTCACCACCAAGGGCTCGCACCCGTTCCACGAAGTGGCTTACCAGCCGGGTGATGCCTTCCTGTTCGGGCCAGAAAGCCGCGGCCTGCCGGCCGAAGTACTGGACAGCCTGCCGGCCGAACAACGCCTGCGCCTGCCCATGCGGCCCGGGTGCCGCAGCCTGAATCTGTCCAATACCGTGGCTGTGACGGTGTATGAGGCGTGGCGGCAGAATGGGTTTGCCGGCAGTTGA
- the grxC gene encoding glutaredoxin 3 has translation MKPVIVYSSDYCPYCMRAKYLLESKGVAFEEIKVDGKPQVRAEMSQKAGRTSVPQIWIGSTHVGGCDDLYALERAGKLDALLAA, from the coding sequence ATGAAGCCCGTCATCGTCTATTCCAGCGACTACTGCCCCTACTGCATGCGCGCCAAGTACCTGCTCGAGAGCAAGGGCGTGGCCTTCGAGGAAATCAAGGTCGACGGCAAGCCACAGGTTCGTGCCGAGATGAGCCAGAAGGCCGGCCGTACATCTGTGCCGCAGATCTGGATCGGCAGCACCCACGTCGGTGGATGCGATGACCTTTATGCCCTGGAGCGCGCCGGCAAGCTCGACGCGCTGCTGGCGGCCTGA
- a CDS encoding rhodanese-like domain-containing protein, translated as MVANLIQFATNHYILVAIFVVLLVALLVNEIRRGGQSLSNGQLTALVNAEKALVIDIRPTKEYSAGHIVGAVNIPQDKLVNRMSELDKHKEKTLIVVDSMGQQSGTICRELLKAGYNAAKLSGGVSSWKADNLPLVK; from the coding sequence ATGGTTGCTAACCTGATTCAATTTGCGACAAACCACTACATCCTGGTGGCGATCTTCGTTGTTTTGCTGGTCGCGCTGCTGGTCAACGAAATCCGTCGCGGCGGCCAGAGCCTGAGCAACGGCCAGCTGACTGCCCTGGTCAATGCCGAGAAAGCCCTGGTCATCGACATTCGCCCGACCAAGGAATACTCCGCCGGTCACATCGTCGGTGCGGTGAACATCCCGCAGGACAAGCTGGTCAACCGCATGAGCGAGCTGGACAAGCACAAAGAGAAGACCCTGATCGTCGTCGACTCGATGGGCCAGCAGTCCGGCACCATCTGCCGCGAGCTGCTCAAGGCTGGTTACAACGCCGCCAAACTGAGCGGTGGCGTTTCCAGCTGGAAAGCCGATAACCTGCCCCTGGTGAAGTGA
- the gpmI gene encoding 2,3-bisphosphoglycerate-independent phosphoglycerate mutase: MTSTPKPLVLIILDGFGHSESPEYNAIYAANTPVYDRLRASQPHGLISGSGMDVGLPDGQMGNSEVGHMNLGAGRVVYQDFTRVTKAIRDGEFFENPVLTGAVDKAASAGKAVHILGLLSDGGVHSHQDHLVAMAELAAQRGAQKIYLHAFLDGRDTPPRSAQSSIELLDATFAKLGKGRIASLIGRYYAMDRDNRWDRVSAAYNLIVDSAAEYTADTALAGLEAAYARDESDEFVKATRIGEAVKVEDGDAVIFMNFRADRARELSRVFVEADFNEFPRARLPKLAAYIGLTQYSAKIPAPAAFAPASLNNVLGEYLAKNGKTQLRIAETEKYAHVTFFFSGGREEPFEGEERILIPSPKVATYDLQPEMSAPEVTDRIVEAIEQQRYDVIVVNYANGDMVGHTGVFEAAVKAVEALDGCVGRIVEALDKVGGEALITADHGNVEQMEDECTGQAHTAHTTEPVPFIYVGKRNVKVRDGGVLADVAPTMLKLLELEKPVEMTGTSILVDA, translated from the coding sequence ATGACGAGTACGCCCAAACCCCTGGTCCTGATCATCCTGGATGGCTTCGGCCACAGCGAAAGCCCCGAATACAACGCCATCTATGCCGCCAACACACCGGTCTATGACCGCCTGCGCGCCAGCCAGCCGCATGGCCTCATTTCCGGCTCAGGCATGGATGTCGGCCTGCCGGACGGGCAGATGGGCAACTCCGAAGTCGGTCACATGAACCTCGGTGCCGGCCGCGTGGTGTATCAGGATTTCACCCGGGTGACCAAAGCCATCCGCGACGGCGAGTTCTTCGAGAACCCGGTACTGACCGGCGCCGTGGACAAGGCAGCCAGTGCCGGCAAGGCTGTGCACATTCTCGGCCTGCTGTCCGATGGCGGCGTACACAGCCACCAGGACCACCTGGTAGCCATGGCCGAACTGGCCGCGCAGCGCGGCGCGCAGAAGATCTACCTGCACGCCTTCCTCGATGGCCGCGACACGCCACCACGCAGCGCGCAGTCGTCCATCGAACTGCTCGACGCCACCTTCGCCAAGCTGGGCAAGGGCCGCATCGCCAGCCTGATCGGCCGCTACTACGCCATGGACCGTGACAACCGCTGGGACCGTGTCAGCGCCGCCTACAACCTGATCGTCGACAGCGCTGCCGAATACACCGCCGACACCGCCTTGGCCGGCCTGGAAGCGGCCTACGCCCGCGACGAGAGCGACGAGTTCGTCAAGGCCACGCGCATTGGTGAAGCAGTCAAGGTCGAAGACGGCGACGCGGTGATCTTCATGAACTTCCGCGCCGACCGCGCCCGCGAACTGTCGCGCGTGTTCGTCGAAGCCGACTTCAACGAATTTCCGCGTGCCCGCCTGCCAAAACTGGCCGCCTACATCGGCCTGACCCAGTACTCGGCAAAAATCCCGGCCCCCGCCGCCTTCGCCCCGGCCAGCCTGAACAACGTGCTGGGCGAGTACCTGGCGAAAAACGGCAAGACCCAGCTGCGCATCGCCGAGACCGAGAAGTATGCCCATGTCACCTTCTTCTTCTCCGGCGGCCGTGAAGAGCCTTTCGAAGGCGAAGAGCGCATTCTGATCCCGTCGCCGAAGGTCGCCACCTACGACCTGCAGCCGGAAATGAGCGCACCGGAAGTTACCGACCGCATCGTCGAGGCTATCGAGCAACAGCGTTATGACGTGATCGTGGTCAACTACGCCAACGGCGACATGGTCGGCCATACCGGCGTGTTCGAGGCTGCGGTGAAGGCCGTCGAGGCCTTGGATGGCTGCGTCGGGCGTATCGTCGAAGCACTGGACAAGGTCGGCGGCGAAGCGCTGATCACCGCCGACCATGGCAACGTCGAGCAAATGGAAGACGAGTGCACCGGCCAGGCGCACACCGCGCATACCACCGAGCCGGTACCGTTCATCTATGTGGGCAAGCGCAACGTCAAGGTGCGTGACGGCGGCGTGCTGGCCGATGTGGCGCCGACCATGCTGAAGCTGCTGGAGCTGGAAAAGCCGGTGGAAATGACTGGTACCTCGATTCTGGTCGATGCCTGA
- a CDS encoding murein hydrolase activator EnvC family protein: protein MLRALILLALSCLLSPAFADERAQTQQQLDATRQDIAELKKTLGKLQEEKAGVQKDLKATETDIGNLEKQVEALQQELKKTEGELERLDTEKKKLQSARVEQQRLIAIQARSAYQNGREEYLKLLLNQQNPEKFARTLTYYDYLSKARLEQLRTFNETLRQLANVEQEIATQQQQLLAQRADLDSRRQALETERGKRQQVLAKLNSDMKDRDQKLQSREQDQADLSKVLKTIEETLARQAREAEEARKKALLAQQEAEKRRQQEALAAAAAREQAREPVEPPKKARTTLGPLVSSDGANYGGAFSAARGKLPWPVNGRLLARFGDARGSDARAKWDGVMISANPGTQVRAVHGGRVVFADWLRGAGLLVILDHGNGYLSLYGHNQSLLKSAGDIVKAGEAISTVGDSGGQDAAGLYFAIRQQGRPTDPSQWCRG, encoded by the coding sequence ATGCTTCGCGCCCTGATCCTCCTAGCCCTGTCTTGCCTGCTCAGCCCGGCCTTTGCCGATGAGCGTGCGCAGACCCAGCAGCAACTGGACGCCACCCGCCAGGACATTGCCGAGCTCAAGAAGACGCTGGGCAAGCTCCAGGAAGAAAAGGCCGGTGTGCAAAAGGACCTCAAAGCCACCGAGACCGATATCGGCAACCTCGAAAAGCAGGTGGAGGCCCTGCAGCAAGAACTAAAAAAGACCGAGGGCGAGCTGGAGCGCCTTGATACCGAGAAAAAAAAACTCCAGAGCGCCCGCGTTGAACAACAGCGACTGATCGCCATCCAGGCCCGTTCGGCCTACCAGAACGGCCGCGAGGAATACCTCAAGCTGCTGCTCAACCAGCAGAACCCCGAGAAGTTTGCCCGCACCCTCACCTACTACGACTACCTGAGCAAGGCGCGCCTGGAGCAACTGCGCACCTTCAACGAGACCCTGCGCCAGCTGGCCAACGTCGAACAGGAAATCGCTACCCAGCAGCAACAGCTGCTGGCCCAGCGCGCCGACCTCGACAGCCGCCGCCAGGCCCTGGAAACCGAGCGTGGCAAGCGCCAGCAGGTGCTGGCCAAGCTCAACAGCGACATGAAGGACCGCGACCAGAAGCTGCAATCGCGCGAGCAGGATCAGGCCGACCTGTCCAAGGTACTCAAGACCATCGAGGAAACCCTCGCCCGCCAGGCCCGCGAGGCCGAAGAAGCGCGCAAGAAGGCCTTGCTGGCCCAGCAGGAAGCGGAAAAGCGCCGCCAGCAGGAAGCCCTCGCTGCCGCTGCCGCTCGCGAACAGGCCCGCGAACCGGTGGAGCCACCGAAAAAGGCCCGCACCACCCTGGGCCCGCTGGTTTCCAGCGACGGCGCGAACTACGGCGGCGCATTTTCTGCCGCACGGGGAAAACTTCCCTGGCCAGTCAATGGTCGATTGCTGGCACGTTTCGGTGATGCCCGCGGCAGCGATGCCCGTGCCAAGTGGGACGGGGTGATGATCAGCGCCAACCCGGGCACTCAGGTACGTGCCGTGCACGGCGGGCGCGTGGTGTTCGCCGACTGGTTGCGCGGTGCCGGGCTTCTGGTCATTCTCGACCATGGCAACGGTTACCTGAGCCTGTACGGCCATAACCAGAGCCTGCTCAAGAGCGCCGGTGATATCGTCAAGGCCGGCGAGGCCATTTCCACCGTTGGCGACAGCGGCGGCCAGGACGCTGCCGGCTTGTACTTCGCCATCCGCCAGCAGGGCCGGCCTACCGACCCTTCGCAGTGGTGCCGGGGCTAG
- the secB gene encoding protein-export chaperone SecB, translating to MTDQQTNGAAAEDNSPQFSMQRIYVRDLSFEAPKSPQIFRQTWEPSVALDLNTKQKALEGDFHEVVLTLSVTVKNGDEVAFIAEVQQAGIFLIKNLDAASMSHTLGAFCPNILFPYARETLDSLVTRGSFPALMLSPVNFDALYAQEMQRMQEAGEAPTVQ from the coding sequence ATGACTGACCAACAGACCAACGGCGCTGCTGCAGAAGACAACAGCCCTCAGTTCTCCATGCAGCGCATCTATGTGCGCGACCTGTCGTTCGAAGCCCCGAAAAGCCCGCAGATCTTCCGCCAGACCTGGGAGCCGAGCGTTGCCCTGGACCTGAACACCAAGCAGAAAGCCCTGGAAGGCGACTTCCACGAGGTGGTGCTGACCCTGTCGGTTACCGTCAAGAACGGTGACGAAGTGGCCTTCATCGCTGAAGTGCAGCAGGCCGGTATCTTCCTGATCAAGAACCTGGACGCGGCTTCGATGAGCCACACTCTGGGTGCGTTCTGCCCGAACATCCTGTTCCCGTACGCCCGCGAGACCCTGGACAGCCTGGTGACCCGCGGTTCGTTCCCGGCCCTGATGCTGTCGCCGGTCAACTTCGACGCCCTGTACGCGCAAGAAATGCAGCGCATGCAGGAAGCCGGCGAAGCGCCGACTGTGCAGTAA
- the glnA gene encoding type I glutamate--ammonia ligase: MSKSVQLIKDHDVKWIDLRFTDTKGTQHHVTMPARDALEDDFFEVGKMFDGSSIAGWKGIEASDMILMPVDETAVLDPFTEEPTLIITCDIVDPSSMQGYDRDPRAIAKRAEEYLKSTGIGDTVFAGPEPEFFIFDEVKFQSDISGSMFKIFSEQGSWMTGADVEGGNKGHRPGVKGGYFPVPPFDHDHEIRTAMCNALEEMGQTVEVHHHEVATAGQNEIGVKFNTLVKKADEVQALKYVVHNVADAYGRTATFMPKPLYGDNGSGMHVHMSIWKDGKNTFSGEGYAGLSDTALYFIGGIIKHGKALNGFTNPSTNSYKRLVPGFEAPVMLAYSARNRSASIRIPYVGSPKARRIEARFPDPSANPYLAFAALLMAGLDGIQNKIHPGDAADKNLYDLPPEEAKDIPQVCGSLKEALEELDKGRAFLTKGGVFSDDFIDAFIELKSEEEIKVRTFVHPLEYELYYSC, from the coding sequence ATGTCGAAGTCGGTTCAACTCATCAAAGATCATGACGTCAAGTGGATTGATCTGCGTTTCACGGACACCAAAGGCACTCAGCACCACGTGACCATGCCGGCGCGTGATGCACTGGAAGACGACTTCTTCGAAGTCGGCAAGATGTTCGACGGTTCCTCCATCGCTGGCTGGAAAGGCATCGAAGCCTCCGACATGATCCTGATGCCGGTCGACGAAACTGCCGTACTGGACCCGTTCACCGAAGAGCCGACCCTGATCATCACCTGCGACATCGTCGACCCGTCGAGCATGCAGGGCTACGATCGTGACCCTCGCGCCATCGCCAAGCGCGCCGAAGAGTACCTGAAGAGCACCGGCATCGGTGACACCGTATTCGCAGGCCCGGAGCCAGAGTTCTTCATTTTCGACGAAGTGAAGTTCCAGTCGGACATCTCCGGCTCGATGTTCAAGATCTTCTCCGAGCAAGGCTCGTGGATGACCGGCGCTGACGTGGAAGGCGGCAACAAAGGCCACCGTCCAGGCGTGAAGGGCGGCTACTTCCCGGTTCCGCCGTTCGACCACGACCACGAAATCCGTACTGCCATGTGCAACGCACTGGAAGAAATGGGCCAGACCGTCGAAGTTCACCACCACGAAGTGGCGACTGCCGGCCAGAACGAAATCGGCGTCAAGTTCAACACCCTGGTGAAGAAGGCTGACGAAGTACAGGCGCTGAAGTACGTCGTGCACAACGTTGCCGACGCCTACGGCCGCACCGCTACCTTCATGCCGAAGCCACTGTACGGCGACAACGGCTCGGGCATGCACGTGCACATGTCGATCTGGAAAGACGGCAAGAACACCTTCTCGGGTGAAGGCTATGCCGGCCTGTCCGACACCGCCCTGTACTTCATCGGCGGTATCATCAAGCACGGTAAGGCCCTGAACGGCTTCACCAACCCGTCGACCAACTCCTACAAGCGTCTGGTCCCAGGCTTCGAAGCCCCGGTAATGCTGGCCTACTCGGCTCGCAACCGTTCCGCCTCGATCCGTATTCCTTACGTCGGCAGCCCGAAAGCCCGCCGTATCGAAGCTCGCTTCCCGGACCCATCGGCCAACCCATACCTGGCCTTCGCGGCCCTGCTGATGGCCGGCCTGGACGGTATCCAGAACAAGATCCACCCAGGCGATGCTGCCGACAAGAACCTGTACGACCTGCCGCCTGAAGAGGCCAAGGACATTCCGCAGGTTTGCGGCAGCCTGAAGGAAGCTCTGGAAGAGCTGGACAAGGGCCGTGCGTTCCTGACCAAGGGCGGCGTGTTCTCCGACGACTTCATCGATGCCTTCATCGAGCTGAAGAGCGAAGAAGAAATCAAGGTCCGCACCTTCGTTCACCCGCTGGAATACGAGCTGTACTACAGCTGCTGA
- the thiI gene encoding tRNA uracil 4-sulfurtransferase ThiI: protein MKLIVKVFPEITIKSRPVRKRFIRQLGKNIRNVLKDLDPELVVDGVWDNLEVVTRVEDEKVQREMIERLTCTPGITHFLQVEEYPLGDFDDIVAKCKQHFGHLLAGKHFAVRCKRGGHHDFTSMDVDRYVGSQLRQQCGAAGIELKNPEVLVRIEIRDQRLYVIHNQHQGIGGYPLGALEQTLVLMSGGFDSTVAAYQMMRRGLMTHFCFFNLGGRAHELGVMEVAHYLWKKFGSSQRVLFISVPFEEVVGEILNKVDNSYMGVTLKRMMLRGAAHMADRLEIDALVTGEAISQVSSQTLPNLSIIDSATDKLVLRPLLASHKQDIIDQAYAIGTADFAKHMPEYCGVISVNPTTHAKRHRMEHEEKQFDMAVLERALERARLISIDHVIDELGKDIEIEEVTEALPGQIVIDIRHPDAQEDEPLVLDGIEVQAMPFYAINSKFKQLDANRQYLLYCDKGVMSRLHAHHLLSEGHANVRVYRPA from the coding sequence ATGAAACTTATCGTCAAAGTCTTCCCAGAAATCACCATCAAGAGCCGGCCGGTGCGCAAGCGCTTCATCCGCCAGCTCGGCAAGAACATCCGCAACGTGCTCAAGGACCTCGATCCTGAGCTCGTGGTCGATGGTGTCTGGGACAATCTCGAAGTGGTCACCCGCGTCGAAGACGAAAAGGTCCAGCGCGAGATGATCGAGCGCCTCACCTGCACCCCGGGTATCACCCACTTCCTGCAGGTAGAGGAATACCCGCTCGGCGACTTCGATGACATCGTCGCCAAGTGCAAGCAGCACTTCGGCCACCTGCTGGCCGGCAAGCACTTCGCCGTGCGCTGCAAGCGAGGTGGTCACCACGACTTCACCTCTATGGACGTCGACCGTTACGTCGGCAGCCAGCTGCGCCAGCAGTGCGGCGCCGCCGGCATCGAGCTGAAGAACCCGGAAGTGCTGGTGCGCATCGAAATCCGCGACCAGCGCCTGTACGTGATCCATAACCAGCACCAGGGCATCGGCGGCTACCCGCTGGGCGCCCTGGAGCAGACACTGGTACTGATGTCCGGTGGCTTCGACTCGACCGTGGCGGCTTATCAGATGATGCGCCGCGGCCTGATGACCCACTTCTGCTTCTTCAACCTCGGTGGCCGTGCCCACGAGCTGGGCGTGATGGAAGTGGCTCACTACCTGTGGAAGAAGTTCGGCAGCAGCCAGCGCGTGCTGTTCATCAGCGTGCCGTTCGAGGAAGTGGTCGGCGAGATTCTGAACAAGGTCGACAACAGCTACATGGGCGTGACCCTCAAACGCATGATGCTGCGTGGTGCCGCGCACATGGCCGACCGCCTGGAGATCGATGCCCTGGTCACCGGCGAAGCGATTTCCCAGGTGTCCAGCCAGACCTTGCCGAACCTGTCGATCATCGACTCGGCCACCGACAAGCTGGTGCTGCGCCCCCTGCTGGCCAGCCACAAGCAGGACATCATCGACCAGGCCTACGCGATCGGCACTGCCGACTTCGCCAAGCACATGCCAGAATACTGCGGCGTGATCTCGGTAAACCCGACCACTCACGCCAAGCGCCACCGCATGGAGCATGAAGAGAAGCAGTTCGACATGGCCGTGCTGGAGCGCGCCCTGGAACGCGCCCGGTTGATCTCCATCGACCATGTGATCGACGAACTGGGCAAGGACATCGAAATTGAGGAAGTGACCGAGGCGCTGCCCGGCCAGATCGTTATCGACATTCGTCACCCCGATGCCCAGGAAGACGAACCTCTGGTGCTGGACGGTATCGAAGTCCAGGCCATGCCGTTCTATGCCATCAACAGCAAGTTCAAGCAGCTGGATGCCAACCGCCAGTACTTGCTGTATTGCGACAAAGGTGTGATGAGCCGTCTGCACGCACACCACCTGCTCAGTGAGGGACATGCCAATGTGCGTGTTTATCGTCCGGCATAA
- the glnL gene encoding nitrogen regulation protein NR(II): MTISDAQHRLLLDNLTTATLLLNAELRLEYMNPAAEMLLAVSGQRSHGQFISELFTESTEALSSLRQAVEQAHPFTKREAQLTSLTGQTITVDYAVTPILHQGQTLLLLEVHPRDRLLRITKEEAQLSKQETTKMLVRGLAHEIKNPLGGIRGAAQLLARELPEEGLRDYTNVIIEEADRLRNLVDRMLGSNKLPSLAMTNIHEVLERVCSLVEAESQGCITLVRDYDPSLPDVLVDREQMIQAVLNIVRNAMQAISSQNELRLGRITLRSRALRQFTIGHVRHRLVARVEIIDNGPGIPPELQDTLFYPMVSGRPDGTGLGLAITQNIISQHQGLIECESHAGHTAFSIYLPLEQGATAS; this comes from the coding sequence ATGACCATCAGCGATGCCCAGCACCGTCTACTTCTGGACAACCTGACCACCGCCACGCTGCTGCTCAACGCCGAGCTGCGCCTGGAGTACATGAACCCGGCCGCGGAAATGCTTCTGGCAGTGAGTGGCCAGCGCAGCCATGGGCAGTTCATCAGCGAGCTGTTCACCGAGTCGACCGAAGCGCTCAGCTCGCTGCGCCAGGCGGTCGAGCAGGCGCATCCGTTCACCAAGCGCGAAGCGCAGCTCACCTCGCTGACCGGGCAGACCATCACCGTCGACTACGCGGTTACGCCGATCCTGCACCAGGGCCAGACCCTGCTGCTGCTCGAGGTGCACCCGCGCGACCGGCTGCTGCGCATCACCAAGGAAGAGGCCCAGCTGAGCAAGCAGGAAACCACAAAGATGCTGGTACGCGGCCTGGCCCATGAAATCAAGAACCCCCTCGGCGGCATTCGCGGCGCAGCTCAGCTGCTGGCTCGCGAGCTGCCTGAAGAAGGCCTGCGCGACTACACCAACGTGATCATCGAGGAAGCCGATCGCCTGCGTAACCTGGTCGACCGCATGCTCGGCTCGAACAAGCTGCCGTCGCTGGCCATGACCAACATCCACGAAGTGCTTGAGCGGGTCTGCAGCCTGGTCGAGGCCGAAAGCCAGGGTTGCATCACTTTGGTGCGCGATTATGACCCCAGCCTGCCTGACGTATTGGTCGACCGCGAGCAGATGATCCAGGCCGTGCTCAACATCGTGCGCAATGCCATGCAGGCGATCAGTTCGCAGAACGAACTGCGCCTGGGCCGCATCACCCTGCGCAGCCGTGCCCTGCGCCAGTTCACCATCGGCCATGTGCGCCATCGCCTTGTGGCGAGGGTGGAGATCATCGACAACGGCCCGGGCATCCCGCCGGAACTGCAGGACACCCTTTTCTATCCCATGGTCAGCGGTCGCCCGGACGGTACCGGGCTGGGCCTGGCCATTACCCAGAACATCATCAGCCAGCACCAGGGCCTGATCGAGTGTGAAAGCCATGCAGGCCACACCGCATTCTCGATCTACCTGCCCCTGGAACAAGGAGCCACCGCCTCATGA